The following are encoded in a window of Alternaria dauci strain A2016 chromosome 5, whole genome shotgun sequence genomic DNA:
- a CDS encoding 40S ribosomal protein eS7, which translates to MSANSLNKIAPNSPSRQNPSEIETSIASALTDLENNVPDLKASLRPLQFVSAREIEVGHGRKAIVIFVPVPLLSGWHKAQQRLTRELEKKFSDRHVLIVASRRILPRPKRSNRSRTNQTQKRPQSRTLTAVHDAILTDLVFPVEIVGKRLRTREDGSKILKVVLDEKERGGVDYRLDTYSEVYKRLTGKGVNFEFPQSQQTDY; encoded by the exons ATGTCCGCCAACTCTCTGAACAAGATCGCGCCCAACAGCCCGTCGAGGCAGAACCCCTCTGAGATCGAGACCAGCATCGCCAGC GCGTTGACTGACCTCGAGAACAATGTCCCCGACCTGAAGGCTTCCCTGCGCCCTCTCCAGTTCGTCTCTGCTCGCGAG ATCGAGGTTGGCCACGGACGCAAGGCTATTGTCATCTTCGTCCCTGTTCCCCTTCTGTCCGGATGGCACAAGGCCCAGCAGCG TCTCACCCGTGAGCTCGAGAAGAAGTTCTCCGACCGCCACGTCCTGATCGTTGCCTCCCGCCGCATTCTCCCCCGCCCCAAGCGCTCCAACCGCTCGCGCACCAACCAGACCCAGAAGCGTCCCCAGTCCCGGACTCTTACCGCTGTCCACGACGCCATCCTGACCGACCTCGTCTTCCCTGTCGAGATTGTCGGCAAGCGTCTCCGTACCCGTGAGGACGGCAGCAAGATCCTCAAGGTTGTCCTTGACGAGAAGGAGCGCGGTGGTGTCGACTACAGGCTCGACACCTACAGCGAGGTCTACAAGCGCCTCACTGGCAAGGGCGTCAACTTCGAGTTCCCCCAGAGCCAGCAGACCGACTACTAG